One segment of Sulfobacillus thermosulfidooxidans DSM 9293 DNA contains the following:
- a CDS encoding uroporphyrinogen-III synthase has product MASRIYFIGTGPSTRVEWLTKEAWDILERVQHALIVENAWPPYLLWPWAVEKEYVAASDVLARMKFWAAQEDQIAVLVAQSPAHHVQMATWVQWAQERRVMGTIVPGLWNMTVMLDMNGFCVASPFEAEYHDAVRLRLRGGEHPFVPRETWTFGPRGHWTHGGDMMEESSPVLKISTDLPQPHLWLSNQPLYGRTFLLLHGGATARKASSRLQELGANVYVAPVSQIVDPPSWTIVDQTLSHIERYDWVIFTSQEAVTRFFQSLKRLNMDIRRLRAHIAVVGPQTEALVKDYGLYPVLMPENEYSQEGLARAFSPYSLLGANILLPQGNLNRTYLQDYLAQQGALVSPLQCYQNVAVPLSPSVVELLERHKIDAIFYTASSSVDHLVNQHPHLQDILRKIPAISIGRLTSRTLTHYGIPVTREPIRSSLDAMIDEVIDYFMKE; this is encoded by the coding sequence ATGGCGTCACGCATTTACTTTATTGGGACGGGACCTTCCACACGGGTTGAGTGGCTGACCAAGGAAGCTTGGGATATTCTTGAACGGGTGCAGCACGCATTAATTGTTGAAAATGCATGGCCTCCTTACTTGTTGTGGCCGTGGGCAGTGGAAAAAGAATATGTCGCGGCATCCGATGTGTTAGCGCGGATGAAGTTTTGGGCAGCGCAAGAGGATCAGATAGCGGTTTTGGTGGCACAATCCCCGGCCCATCATGTCCAGATGGCGACATGGGTGCAGTGGGCTCAAGAACGGCGGGTCATGGGTACGATTGTGCCGGGCCTATGGAATATGACAGTGATGCTGGATATGAATGGTTTTTGTGTGGCCTCCCCTTTTGAGGCGGAATATCATGACGCGGTCCGGCTACGGCTTAGGGGAGGTGAACATCCTTTCGTTCCTCGAGAGACGTGGACGTTTGGGCCGAGGGGACACTGGACTCATGGCGGCGACATGATGGAAGAGTCCTCGCCGGTTTTGAAAATTTCCACGGATTTGCCTCAACCGCACCTATGGCTATCGAATCAGCCGCTTTACGGGCGAACTTTCCTGCTTCTACACGGTGGAGCCACGGCTAGAAAGGCTAGCAGCCGCCTTCAAGAACTCGGAGCGAATGTCTATGTGGCTCCTGTCAGTCAAATTGTCGATCCTCCTTCGTGGACCATTGTCGATCAGACTTTGAGCCATATTGAACGCTACGATTGGGTCATATTTACCAGTCAAGAGGCTGTGACCCGATTTTTTCAGTCATTGAAGCGGCTCAATATGGATATTCGTCGGCTCCGCGCGCATATCGCGGTAGTTGGTCCCCAAACTGAAGCCCTGGTGAAAGATTATGGATTGTACCCTGTTTTGATGCCAGAAAACGAGTATAGCCAAGAAGGCTTGGCCAGAGCATTTTCGCCCTATTCGCTGTTGGGAGCGAATATCTTATTGCCGCAAGGGAATCTCAATCGCACTTATCTCCAGGACTATTTAGCCCAACAAGGAGCCCTTGTGAGCCCGCTACAATGTTATCAAAATGTTGCGGTACCGCTTTCGCCGAGCGTTGTCGAGTTATTAGAACGCCATAAGATTGATGCGATCTTTTATACTGCATCATCCTCGGTCGATCATTTAGTGAATCAACATCCTCACTTACAAGATATTTTGCGTAAGATTCCCGCCATTAGTATTGGTCGCCTGACGAGCCGCACGCTCACGCATTACGGGATTCCCGTGACACGGGAACCTATTCGGTCATCACTGGATGCGATGATTGACGAAGTGATTGATTATTTTATGAAGGAGTGA
- a CDS encoding electron transfer flavoprotein subunit beta/FixA family protein: MKVLVMVKQVPDTATKIQIRGDGHGIVEDGIKWVINPYDEFAIEEALRIREKMGGETVIVTLGPKRVDEAVRQALAMGADRAVVVESEETLDPSQVAHALAKVAHDEGFDLILMGKQAVDDDAAQVGPMLAARLGLPQVTVVIHLDVDESQKRLRAERELEGATEIVELPFPAIVTAQRGLNEPRYPTLPNIMKAKKKEVKRIPLGSLGVDDTPRIRVMNLIPPPERPAPTILTGDPEETAKKLVQLLHDQAKVI, translated from the coding sequence ATGAAAGTCTTAGTAATGGTAAAACAGGTCCCTGATACCGCGACTAAAATTCAGATACGCGGAGATGGTCACGGCATTGTTGAAGACGGAATTAAGTGGGTCATCAATCCTTACGATGAATTTGCCATTGAAGAAGCCTTGCGAATTCGGGAAAAGATGGGTGGCGAAACGGTTATTGTCACACTCGGACCGAAGCGGGTGGACGAGGCTGTTCGCCAGGCTCTGGCCATGGGAGCGGATCGGGCCGTGGTTGTCGAAAGTGAAGAAACCTTAGATCCATCGCAAGTGGCTCACGCATTAGCCAAAGTTGCCCACGATGAAGGGTTTGATTTGATTCTGATGGGTAAACAAGCTGTCGATGATGATGCGGCCCAAGTCGGCCCCATGTTAGCGGCGCGCTTGGGATTACCCCAGGTGACGGTCGTGATTCACTTGGATGTTGACGAGTCGCAAAAACGATTACGGGCCGAACGCGAATTAGAAGGAGCCACGGAAATTGTGGAACTGCCTTTCCCTGCGATAGTGACGGCTCAGCGCGGATTAAATGAACCGCGTTATCCAACCTTACCCAACATTATGAAGGCTAAGAAGAAAGAGGTTAAACGCATTCCGCTCGGGTCTTTAGGAGTTGATGACACCCCACGGATCCGCGTCATGAACCTGATCCCACCGCCTGAAAGGCCGGCTCCTACGATTTTAACCGGCGATCCTGAGGAAACTGCCAAAAAATTGGTTCAACTATTACATGACCAGGCTAAGGTTATTTGA
- a CDS encoding 3-hydroxyacyl-CoA dehydrogenase family protein — translation MEPIKTLGVVGAGTMGSGIAQLAAMHGIRVLLYDSQEGAINRALSKIRERLMRAAERGQVETAHIDEMMSHIIESSLDDFVQADFVIEAVVEVMAVKKTVFEHLSRIVRPSTVLASNTSSFSITELASVCTRPETVVGMHFFNPAPIMKLVEIVRGEDTLETTIEQAQLLAQQMGKETIVVQKDTPGFVVNRILMPLFIEAMRILEEGVASKEDIDKAVKLGLNHPMGPLTLADFTGLDVDLEVMDYLYNEFHDDRFAAPQVLRRLVRAGHLGKKSGRGFYHYSRK, via the coding sequence ATGGAACCAATCAAAACACTGGGAGTGGTTGGCGCTGGCACGATGGGCTCGGGAATCGCGCAATTGGCCGCCATGCATGGTATCCGTGTGCTGTTATATGACAGTCAAGAAGGTGCGATAAACAGGGCGCTGTCGAAAATCCGGGAACGCTTGATGCGTGCCGCGGAGCGCGGACAAGTGGAAACAGCGCATATTGATGAGATGATGAGCCATATCATCGAAAGTTCTCTGGATGATTTTGTGCAGGCTGATTTCGTCATTGAAGCGGTGGTCGAAGTTATGGCCGTCAAAAAGACGGTATTTGAGCATTTGAGTCGTATTGTTCGACCCAGCACGGTATTGGCCAGTAACACATCTTCGTTTTCGATCACGGAATTAGCCAGTGTCTGTACACGGCCTGAAACCGTCGTGGGAATGCATTTCTTTAATCCAGCTCCGATTATGAAATTGGTGGAAATTGTGCGGGGAGAAGATACTCTCGAGACGACGATTGAACAGGCACAGCTTTTGGCGCAACAAATGGGCAAAGAAACCATCGTTGTGCAAAAAGACACACCAGGATTTGTGGTCAACCGTATTTTGATGCCATTGTTCATTGAAGCTATGAGAATATTGGAAGAAGGCGTGGCCAGTAAGGAAGACATTGATAAAGCCGTCAAGTTGGGCCTAAATCATCCGATGGGACCGTTAACATTGGCGGACTTTACCGGATTGGATGTCGATCTGGAGGTCATGGATTACCTGTATAACGAGTTTCATGACGACCGATTTGCCGCCCCACAAGTTTTGCGGCGATTGGTGCGTGCCGGACATTTGGGCAAAAAAAGCGGACGAGGTTTTTATCATTATTCCCGGAAATAG
- a CDS encoding 2-hydroxyacid dehydrogenase, with product MQLVITGRVDPRVIQEIIARRPDLTLKVWNESGIISREQFLAWAEDADLMITMLTERVDTELLEHAPHLKIVSNMAVGFDNFDLDALEKSQVLATNTPDVLTESTAELTMALMLLVLRRLRSAEDALRQHHWTGWEPDGFLGLELYGKTLGIAGFGRIARSVVRRALAFGMRVIIFTRRALKDLPENVQQVSWEQLLESSDILSLHVPLTPQTFHLINRESLSRIKPTAILINTSRGAVIDEQALVEALRTGKLAGAGLDVFETEPLPRDSPLRALPNVTLLPHVGSATVETRLAMAQRAWHNILAYLNGQKPPDLLLPKLWSDKT from the coding sequence GTGCAATTAGTCATTACAGGGCGGGTGGATCCGCGTGTTATTCAAGAGATTATTGCGCGACGCCCCGATTTAACATTGAAGGTTTGGAATGAATCAGGGATTATTTCCCGGGAGCAATTTCTGGCATGGGCCGAAGACGCTGATCTGATGATTACCATGTTAACCGAACGTGTGGACACTGAATTGTTGGAGCATGCGCCGCATCTTAAAATCGTTAGCAATATGGCCGTAGGATTTGATAACTTTGATCTGGATGCATTAGAAAAATCACAGGTTTTGGCAACTAATACCCCAGATGTGTTGACGGAATCCACCGCCGAATTAACCATGGCGCTCATGCTTTTGGTATTAAGACGCCTTAGGAGTGCAGAAGACGCCTTACGTCAACATCACTGGACCGGGTGGGAACCCGACGGGTTTTTGGGATTGGAATTGTATGGGAAAACATTAGGAATTGCGGGTTTCGGGCGTATTGCCCGATCAGTCGTTAGGCGGGCACTGGCTTTTGGCATGCGCGTGATTATCTTCACTCGGCGAGCTTTAAAAGATTTGCCCGAAAATGTGCAGCAAGTATCGTGGGAACAATTATTGGAGTCCTCTGATATTCTGTCTCTACATGTCCCCTTAACTCCTCAAACTTTCCATCTGATTAATCGTGAATCATTATCACGCATCAAGCCTACAGCGATTTTGATCAATACGTCACGCGGGGCGGTCATCGATGAACAGGCGTTAGTCGAGGCATTACGCACAGGGAAATTGGCAGGAGCTGGACTGGATGTATTTGAAACCGAACCTTTACCGCGTGATTCGCCCCTGCGTGCATTGCCCAATGTGACTCTTTTGCCTCATGTCGGCTCGGCAACGGTAGAAACTCGTCTAGCGATGGCGCAGCGGGCATGGCATAATATTTTGGCGTATCTGAATGGACAAAAGCCACCGGACTTGTTGCTGCCTAAGCTCTGGTCGGACAAGACCTGA
- a CDS encoding 3D domain-containing protein encodes MTTLFPETLESTVIRLESGGTRMNKVRWTMALMGVVLAFALWGHSWHGHAKSHESPPANVLPQWPWVSGGFAQEKPHFGSVPFPTKTIADSNLPQGQRLVIQPGRMGTDFWVNGTNKVIFPPIPQIVALGTAPVHVITINGVKYSYDRVFTALTTAYNGQFSMNGPWGAVAAWDGLPLHQGDVAVDPQVIPLGTYLYIDGFGPARAVDTGSAIFGDHIDIFFPESAQKIAEYGIQFHKVYVLTSRPPNYHG; translated from the coding sequence ATGACCACGTTGTTCCCGGAAACACTAGAGTCAACAGTGATCCGTCTAGAAAGCGGGGGAACGCGAATGAATAAGGTGCGGTGGACCATGGCTCTTATGGGCGTGGTATTGGCATTCGCGTTGTGGGGGCATAGTTGGCATGGGCATGCCAAGAGTCATGAATCCCCTCCTGCCAATGTATTACCCCAGTGGCCATGGGTGAGCGGAGGTTTTGCTCAGGAGAAACCGCATTTCGGTTCTGTGCCTTTTCCGACGAAAACAATTGCCGATAGCAATTTACCACAAGGCCAAAGATTAGTTATACAACCGGGTCGGATGGGAACAGATTTTTGGGTCAATGGGACTAATAAAGTAATTTTTCCTCCCATTCCGCAAATTGTTGCCCTAGGAACGGCGCCTGTTCATGTTATTACGATTAATGGTGTCAAATATTCTTATGACCGCGTGTTTACAGCGCTGACTACCGCATATAACGGTCAGTTTTCGATGAATGGCCCTTGGGGTGCAGTTGCTGCGTGGGATGGGTTGCCTCTTCATCAAGGAGACGTTGCAGTTGATCCCCAGGTGATTCCTTTGGGAACGTATCTCTATATTGACGGCTTTGGGCCTGCCCGTGCAGTGGACACCGGTTCCGCCATTTTTGGGGATCACATTGATATTTTCTTTCCCGAGTCAGCTCAAAAAATTGCAGAGTATGGCATTCAATTTCATAAAGTTTATGTGTTAACAAGTCGCCCTCCCAATTATCATGGATAA
- the selA gene encoding L-seryl-tRNA(Sec) selenium transferase codes for MKEESDLRRKLPAVQKIWRALPEPLPVPSYWVDRAIDDVLNRWRDKARHGQTPPPLTVICDEIIQEARKLSRPSLRPVLNATGVMIHTNLGRSPLPDEIMEAVKTVAMGYSTLEYDLSHGRRGSRHDHVAQALAELVGSEAAMVVNNNAAAVLIALSAIARGKEVVVSRGELVEIGGSFRIPEVMALSGALLHEVGATNKTHARDYVAAINENTGLLLKVHQSNFRVIGFTKGLSTRELVDLGRRYGIPVMEDLGSGVINPLQIDNVSEPSVKEIVQAGVDIVTFSGDKLLGGPQAGIIVGKTEIIDQLKKYPLARAIRVDKMTLTALEHTIRWYLEGRAHLLPLWQMMNQTAEDIYQRARLFSESLRQQVVGPMSIDIQQDFSQIGGGSMPGTRIPTYVVSLTPSHSKDTALLERYLREADPPVIARISHGSLIFDLRTIFPSQESQLLATIVMALNRVQE; via the coding sequence GTGAAAGAAGAGTCTGATCTCCGACGAAAGTTACCGGCGGTCCAGAAGATCTGGCGTGCTCTTCCTGAACCCTTACCAGTTCCTTCTTATTGGGTTGACAGGGCGATTGATGATGTCCTCAACCGTTGGCGGGACAAGGCCCGTCACGGACAAACTCCCCCGCCTCTAACGGTGATTTGCGACGAGATAATTCAAGAAGCGCGAAAATTATCTAGACCAAGTCTTCGCCCCGTGTTAAATGCCACGGGCGTTATGATTCATACCAATTTAGGACGCTCGCCGTTGCCTGACGAAATTATGGAAGCGGTAAAAACGGTGGCAATGGGCTATTCGACACTCGAATATGATTTGAGTCACGGCCGAAGAGGATCACGCCACGATCATGTCGCGCAAGCTCTAGCGGAATTAGTAGGGTCTGAAGCCGCGATGGTGGTTAACAATAATGCGGCCGCCGTATTGATCGCCTTGTCAGCAATAGCTCGCGGGAAAGAAGTCGTCGTGTCGCGGGGAGAGCTGGTCGAGATCGGGGGATCTTTCCGGATTCCTGAGGTCATGGCTCTCTCTGGCGCGCTATTACATGAGGTTGGCGCGACAAACAAAACCCATGCCCGTGATTATGTGGCTGCGATTAATGAAAATACCGGTCTGTTACTCAAAGTCCATCAATCAAATTTCCGGGTCATTGGCTTCACTAAGGGGCTCAGTACGCGCGAATTAGTGGATTTGGGGCGACGATACGGCATCCCTGTGATGGAGGATTTGGGAAGTGGTGTAATTAACCCATTACAAATCGATAATGTTTCCGAGCCTAGCGTCAAAGAGATTGTTCAGGCTGGGGTCGACATTGTCACCTTTAGTGGGGATAAATTATTGGGTGGCCCACAAGCCGGAATCATTGTTGGGAAGACAGAGATTATTGATCAGCTCAAAAAATATCCTTTGGCCCGGGCTATTCGCGTAGATAAAATGACATTAACCGCTCTAGAACATACTATCCGGTGGTATTTAGAAGGCCGCGCTCATTTGTTACCTTTGTGGCAAATGATGAATCAAACAGCGGAGGATATTTATCAGCGGGCACGATTATTTAGTGAATCTTTAAGACAACAGGTTGTTGGGCCAATGTCTATTGATATTCAACAAGACTTCTCCCAAATAGGAGGAGGATCGATGCCGGGAACTCGCATTCCTACCTATGTGGTGAGCCTCACTCCATCCCATTCTAAGGATACAGCGCTTTTAGAACGATACCTACGCGAAGCCGATCCTCCTGTTATTGCTCGGATTAGTCACGGATCGCTAATTTTTGATTTGCGCACAATTTTCCCTAGTCAAGAATCTCAGTTGCTTGCTACTATAGTGATGGCCCTGAATAGAGTTCAAGAATGA
- the hemC gene encoding hydroxymethylbilane synthase: MLKIGTRSSQLAQAQAQAVSNLLTSAGIDNELVLFETKGDKILDRALDAIGDKGLFTTELEKALLDGLIDVAVHSLKDLPTTLSSHLMIGAYVLPEDPRDVLIAKPGVSWNSLPQGARIGTSSLRRTAFLKALRPDLDIVPVRGNLQTRVRKWKEQGWDGLVLAAAGVHRLHWQELISSYLDPWICVPSPGQGVLAVQVRDDNKDLRAILARFNDSQAEITSKATRAVLAELGGGCQVPFGAYATWTDEKTITIRGKVADLTGSRVIVRDVAGPGAHAEELGKRLAQELISAGALQLL, encoded by the coding sequence GTGCTAAAAATTGGAACACGGTCTAGTCAACTTGCTCAGGCTCAGGCCCAAGCGGTGAGTAATCTTTTAACAAGCGCCGGAATAGACAATGAACTGGTATTGTTTGAAACCAAAGGAGACAAAATTCTCGACCGTGCCCTGGATGCCATTGGCGACAAAGGTTTATTTACCACGGAACTGGAAAAAGCGCTTCTGGATGGTTTGATTGATGTCGCTGTTCACTCTCTCAAAGACCTGCCTACAACCCTGTCTTCCCATCTCATGATTGGTGCTTATGTCCTGCCTGAAGATCCCCGAGATGTTCTCATTGCTAAGCCCGGAGTTTCTTGGAATTCATTGCCGCAGGGAGCGCGGATCGGCACGTCGAGTCTTCGCCGGACCGCCTTTTTGAAGGCACTTCGCCCCGACTTGGACATTGTTCCTGTCCGGGGAAATTTGCAAACTCGGGTCCGAAAGTGGAAGGAACAGGGATGGGATGGATTAGTTCTCGCAGCAGCCGGTGTTCACCGCTTGCACTGGCAGGAGTTAATCTCCAGTTATTTGGACCCATGGATTTGTGTGCCAAGTCCTGGACAAGGGGTGTTGGCGGTTCAGGTACGTGATGACAATAAGGACCTCCGTGCAATTTTAGCCCGGTTTAATGATTCTCAGGCCGAAATCACATCAAAGGCCACCCGGGCCGTGTTAGCGGAATTAGGGGGAGGTTGTCAGGTTCCTTTTGGAGCCTATGCAACATGGACCGATGAAAAAACCATCACTATCCGTGGCAAAGTGGCTGATTTAACCGGGAGCCGGGTTATTGTGCGGGATGTCGCTGGTCCTGGAGCCCATGCGGAAGAACTGGGGAAGCGATTGGCTCAAGAACTGATCAGTGCCGGGGCATTACAGCTTTTGTGA
- the hemB gene encoding porphobilinogen synthase: MFPIERPRRLRKNETLRALVRETHIRLDQLIYPVFVRPGTGMKLPVSSMPGIYQWSVDLLTDHLEEIYEQGIRSFLFFGIPAHKDAEGSEAYSPEGIVQVALQTVKKRLPEAVLIADLCLCEYTDHGHCGILRGNDVDNDMTIDILAKTAVVQARAGASIVAPSDMMDGRVAAIRHALDQAGFQDIPIMSYAAKYASGFYGPFREAAENTPSFGDRRAYQMDPANRLEALKEVLLDIQEGADMVIVKPAMPYLDVLSDVKNSVQIPVAAYQVSGEYAMIKAASQLGWLDERRVVEESLLSIKRAGADMIITYFAPLFAHWMQQK, encoded by the coding sequence ATGTTTCCCATAGAACGTCCTCGTCGATTAAGAAAAAATGAAACATTACGTGCTTTGGTAAGGGAGACACATATTCGGCTGGATCAATTAATATATCCGGTGTTCGTACGCCCAGGCACCGGTATGAAACTACCGGTGTCTTCGATGCCCGGTATTTACCAGTGGTCGGTGGACTTGTTGACGGATCATTTAGAAGAGATCTATGAACAAGGCATCCGGTCCTTTCTTTTCTTTGGTATTCCTGCTCACAAAGATGCAGAAGGTTCTGAAGCCTATAGTCCGGAAGGTATTGTCCAAGTGGCTTTACAAACGGTGAAAAAACGCCTTCCCGAAGCGGTATTAATAGCAGATTTATGCTTGTGTGAATATACCGATCACGGCCATTGTGGAATTTTACGGGGCAATGATGTTGATAATGATATGACCATTGACATTTTAGCCAAGACAGCTGTGGTTCAGGCCCGAGCGGGTGCGAGTATTGTTGCACCATCCGATATGATGGATGGTAGGGTAGCCGCCATTCGTCACGCACTTGATCAAGCAGGATTCCAAGATATTCCGATTATGTCTTACGCGGCCAAGTACGCCTCAGGATTTTATGGACCGTTTCGCGAGGCAGCAGAAAATACCCCATCGTTTGGCGATCGCCGGGCTTACCAAATGGATCCCGCCAATCGCCTGGAAGCCTTGAAAGAAGTGTTACTGGACATTCAAGAAGGCGCTGATATGGTGATTGTGAAACCGGCAATGCCGTATCTAGATGTATTATCCGATGTGAAAAACTCGGTGCAAATTCCTGTTGCGGCATACCAGGTCTCGGGCGAGTATGCCATGATTAAAGCGGCATCTCAGCTGGGATGGCTAGATGAACGACGGGTTGTGGAAGAATCGTTATTAAGTATTAAGCGAGCTGGCGCCGACATGATTATTACCTACTTTGCTCCGCTGTTTGCTCACTGGATGCAGCAGAAATAG
- a CDS encoding enoyl-ACP reductase FabI — translation MGLLDGKVAVVTGIANKRSIAWGIARAFVREGAQLIVTYQNERLKENLDKLLPEIDAPVQSLLLDVTNDELMTEFGKQLQHLAPQGVHILVHSIAYADRQDLEGRFLDTKREGYMLAQMVSAYSLTELTRAVYPSMQKAQGGSIIAMTYQGSIRVMPNYNVMGVAKAALESSVRYLAFDLGKEHIRVNAISAGPVKTLAASGVKGISQALHNTEERAPIPENISTDDVGNAAVFLASDWAKHITGHILFVDSGFHIMGF, via the coding sequence GTGGGTTTACTGGATGGAAAGGTTGCCGTCGTAACCGGAATTGCGAATAAACGAAGTATTGCGTGGGGGATTGCCCGGGCCTTTGTACGCGAAGGGGCACAACTAATTGTCACCTATCAAAACGAACGATTAAAAGAAAATTTAGATAAATTGCTACCCGAAATTGATGCCCCCGTCCAATCATTATTATTAGATGTGACCAATGATGAACTCATGACGGAATTTGGAAAGCAATTGCAACACTTGGCTCCGCAGGGGGTTCATATTTTGGTTCACTCCATTGCCTATGCTGACCGTCAAGATTTAGAAGGTCGATTTTTAGATACGAAGCGTGAAGGATATATGTTAGCTCAAATGGTGAGTGCCTATTCTTTAACTGAGTTAACACGTGCGGTCTATCCATCTATGCAAAAAGCACAGGGAGGCAGCATTATTGCCATGACCTATCAGGGTTCGATCCGGGTTATGCCCAATTACAATGTGATGGGGGTGGCCAAAGCGGCCTTAGAGTCATCCGTTCGCTACTTAGCATTTGATCTGGGTAAAGAACATATTCGCGTTAATGCGATTTCTGCGGGACCGGTTAAAACCTTGGCAGCATCGGGCGTTAAAGGCATTTCTCAGGCTTTACACAACACGGAAGAACGAGCTCCTATTCCCGAAAATATTTCTACGGATGATGTCGGGAATGCGGCCGTATTTCTTGCTTCTGATTGGGCCAAGCACATTACCGGTCACATTCTTTTTGTTGATAGCGGATTTCATATTATGGGTTTTTAG
- a CDS encoding electron transfer flavoprotein subunit alpha/FixB family protein: protein MSSGVLVIFDQNQGQVRHVVLEILTVARNLALGSVTALTFGTDASKTLNMLGEYGADQVLFWEQDPFTRYSSDGFADAIASVVPELDPAVILFPASAWGKDLSPRLAELLNAGLATDCLSLRTNEENRVIATRPMYAGKVLAEVQIDTPIQMFSIRPNINAAVPSPTTPVVLDIAPVISEDSFKAVVTERREVQSGVQELTEADIIVSGGRGIKAAENFKLLDQLAEVLGAAVGSSRPVADDGWVPHSYHIGQTGKVVSPTVYFAIGISGAIQHLAGISGSKYIVAINNDPEAPIFKVANYGIVGDLFQVVPRLTEEIRSLKAKN, encoded by the coding sequence ATGTCTTCGGGTGTACTCGTAATTTTTGATCAAAACCAAGGACAAGTCCGTCATGTCGTGTTAGAAATCTTGACTGTGGCTCGTAATCTCGCTTTAGGTTCTGTAACGGCTTTAACTTTTGGGACCGACGCCTCTAAAACCTTGAACATGTTGGGCGAATATGGAGCGGACCAGGTCTTGTTCTGGGAACAAGACCCCTTTACGCGGTATAGTTCAGACGGCTTTGCCGACGCGATTGCTTCGGTTGTTCCCGAACTTGATCCGGCGGTTATCTTGTTTCCGGCATCGGCCTGGGGAAAAGATTTATCCCCACGACTGGCTGAATTGCTCAATGCCGGGTTGGCTACGGATTGCTTGTCTCTTCGCACAAATGAGGAAAATCGGGTCATTGCAACGCGTCCCATGTATGCAGGCAAGGTTTTGGCCGAGGTACAGATTGACACTCCGATTCAGATGTTCTCCATTCGTCCCAATATCAATGCGGCAGTGCCTTCCCCTACGACACCGGTCGTTCTCGACATTGCGCCTGTAATTTCTGAGGATTCTTTTAAAGCTGTCGTTACGGAACGTAGGGAGGTCCAAAGCGGCGTCCAAGAACTCACCGAGGCCGACATTATTGTCTCAGGAGGACGAGGAATTAAGGCGGCAGAAAACTTCAAATTATTGGATCAATTAGCCGAGGTATTGGGAGCGGCAGTGGGGTCGTCTAGACCCGTCGCTGACGATGGATGGGTCCCTCACTCTTACCATATTGGTCAAACCGGTAAAGTGGTGAGCCCTACCGTTTATTTTGCTATTGGTATTTCAGGAGCGATCCAGCACTTAGCGGGGATATCGGGGTCGAAATATATTGTGGCCATAAATAATGATCCGGAAGCTCCTATTTTCAAAGTCGCTAATTATGGCATTGTCGGCGACTTATTTCAGGTCGTGCCGCGTTTAACCGAAGAAATTCGATCATTAAAGGCCAAAAATTAA